A single region of the Neodiprion pinetum isolate iyNeoPine1 chromosome 5, iyNeoPine1.2, whole genome shotgun sequence genome encodes:
- the LOC124220483 gene encoding uncharacterized protein codes for MVAEFVARQNGSPINGETACLNLNMPGGHSMAHAGHGGPHTGGHHGPMPPLNHPAHPGHQSHHGAQSTSQHSHSDTESQSHPDTYGPNFDLRKELFSQRKQREFIPDNKKDDSYWDRRRRNNEAAKRSREKRRFNDMVLEQRVMELSKENHILKAQLEAIRDKYGICGESEISAEHVLAALPTEPPLVKRPKLPPTAAILYARSPSPVPTSVIHQPVSGARSPRSPAQLYVPETTAYPETDSFQYTYSHPAMHFDTTSALNLSRGRRTQSPFEVSSGSGDEGGPQVTAAQTTVNNSLPHKLRHKSRIGDKDAASALLALQGIKQEPGPRASPPWDNEGSSDERDSGISLGAEWPGPGNLAPVPETEHEVKSRLDRLASEVASLQLILRLSKSGDPQQQQLQQQLQQQPQQQQQQQQPQQQQQQQQQQQQQQQQQQQQQQQHQQQAAQVPITAAQ; via the coding sequence ATGGTAGCAGAATTTGTCGCCCGTCAAAATGGATCGCCCATCAACGGTGAAACCGCTTGCCTGAATTTAAATATGCCGGGAGGACACAGTATGGCTCACGCAGGTCACGGAGGACCTCACACGGGGGGACATCACGGCCCTATGCCGCCCCTGAATCACCCGGCCCATCCCGGTCACCAGAGTCATCACGGGGCGCAAAGCACGTCGCAGCACTCTCACAGCGACACCGAGAGCCAAAGTCATCCGGATACATACGGGCCGAACTTCGACCTCAGGAAGGAGCTCTTCTCCCAGAGGAAACAACGGGAGTTCATACCCGACAATAAGAAAGACGACAGCTACTGGGACAGGCGTCGGAGGAACAACGAGGCCGCCAAGAGGTCGCGGGAGAAACGCCGTTTCAATGACATGGTGCTGGAACAGCGGGTGATGGAGCTTAGCAAAGAGAACCACATTCTGAAGGCCCAGCTTGAAGCGATACGCGACAAGTACGGTATATGCGGCGAGTCGGAGATAAGCGCCGAGCACGTGCTCGCTGCTTTACCAACCGAACCGCCGCTCGTCAAACGACCCAAACTCCCGCCGACCGCCGCTATCTTATACGCCCGGTCTCCGAGCCCTGTTCCCACATCGGTAATCCACCAACCCGTCAGCGGCGCGAGGTCTCCCAGGTCACCTGCTCAGCTATACGTCCCGGAAACGACGGCCTACCCCGAGACCGACAGTTTCCAGTACACCTACAGCCATCCGGCGATGCATTTCGACACGACGAGCGCTCTCAACTTGTCAAGGGGTCGCAGGACCCAGTCACCCTTCGAGGTCTCATCGGGCAGCGGCGACGAGGGCGGACCCCAGGTTACCGCCGCTCAGACAACTGTTAATAACAGCCTGCCACACAAGCTCAGACACAAGTCGAGGATCGGCGACAAGGACGCCGCTAGCGCTCTCCTCGCCTTGCAGGGTATAAAGCAGGAACCCGGCCCACGAGCCTCGCCGCCCTGGGACAACGAGGGATCCAGCGACGAGAGAGACTCCGGGATATCCCTCGGGGCCGAGTGGCCCGGTCCTGGAAATCTTGCCCCCGTTCCCGAGACCGAGCACGAAGTCAAGTCGAGGCTCGATCGTTTAGCGTCAGAGGTCGCCTCGTTACAGTTGATACTCCGTctgagcaagtctggagatccCCAACAGCAGCAACTGCAACAGCAACTGCAACAGCAAccccaacaacaacaacaacaacagcagccgcagcagcagcaacagcagcagcaacaacaacaacaacaacagcagcagcagcaacaacagcagcagcagcaccaaCAGCAGGCAGCGCAGGTTCCTATCACTGCGGCACAGTGA